A stretch of DNA from Candidatus Hydrogenedentota bacterium:
TCTTGATTACCCAACTGGGTGTGATCCACCGATTTGACGAGGATGGCGCTGTGCTCTGGAACATCGACATGCAGGGACGGTCGCTGGCGGCGGGCGCCATCATCGATTTGGACCATGACGGCCGTCTCGAGTATGCCTTGAGCACCCAGGACGGCCACCTAATGGTCCTCAACAGCGATGGCAGGACCGTGTTCGACCATCAGTTCGAGAACAGGACCATCAATGTCACGCCAGCCTTCGGGGATGTCACAAAGGACTCGCCCGGGCTGGAAATGCTGATCACCGGCGGTGAATCCGGCCGCGTGTTCTGTTTTGGCGCCAAGGCCCCGGTAGACACCCTGGCCCAGTGGACCGCATATCGCGGCAACGAACACAAGACCGGCGCCTGGTTCGGCCTGGCCGGCGAGACAGCCTTGCGCATGTCGCCTGAGCATTTGGCGCCGGACCAAGTACTTTCGGGAGAAAGCGTTCGCTTCCAGGTGGTCAATCCCGCCCCGGGCGACGAACCTATCAAGGCTTCGGCGACATGCGTTCGTCCGGACGGGGCACGGATCGAGGCCGTCACCAAAGTTCTCGGAAAACACGGCGTATTGGACCTTCCCGTCGAGGTACTCGTGACCGGAACGTACCGCTTCGCTTGGACCCTGACGGATGGCGCCGGACGCCCGTTGTTCTCCGGCAACCGTGACGTGGTGCTCGACCCATTCCAGAACGATCGTGCGATGGGCAAGCGCGCGCTGGCGGCGTTGCGCGACGCGGCCAAGGCAGCCGAAAACACTCTGCCCTTGTCGGCCGAGGCCTTGCGGCGGGAAGCCGACGGGCTTGAGCGTGAAATAGGCGTGGCTGTTACCGCACAGGAGACGGTCCCGGGAGGTGGCGCAGACGCGGGACAAGTGGCGCTACAGAAGACGTCCACCCTGGTTGCCAGGGCGAAACAGGGTTTGGGCTTGAGTACCGCGGTGCAACGCGCTGTTGACCTGGGGCCGGGCACGAGCACGCTCGTTTCTGAAGGGGATTTGTGGGAAAGCCGGGCCAGAGAAGATGAACTGCCCACCCTTGTTTCCAACCCCGTACAACTTCGGCGAAGGATGGTCCAAGGGGAACACGAGCCCATCTCGCTGGACGTCCTCAATATTCTAGATCGCCCCGTACAGGCCCGGGTGGTGATAGACACCCCGGCGGATGGGCCCGTGGTCACGCCGTACCGGTCGATGCAGTTGCTGACATCGGTAGCCGAGCCCATATGGGATCCCCTCCTCGCCCTTGACGAGTCCGCGGTTGTGACCATACCCTCTCTCAAGTCGGGGGAGCTCTGGCTGGATATCGACGGTGCGAACGCCGCCCCCGGTGAATACAAGGTCACTGTAAAGATCCTGGCGTTGAATGGCGCGGACGTGGTTGACGGACCCAAGAACCCGCGAACCATCCTGCCCCCGGTCGCGACGGTTGAGATCTCCCTCAACGTGCTGCCTTTCGAGATGGCGCCCAGCGGCGTGTTCCGGCTGTGCACATGGCCAGCGCTCGACGCAACGAACGTGTCCGACCTTCTGGCGCACGGCAATAACGTGTTTATCGGCCCGAACGCGGAGTCTCAATACGACGCTGCAGGTACGCTGACCGGTTTCGACTACACGAAGCTGGACGCCTTCGCCAACCAATTCAGCGGGCATGATGTCGTTTTGATGCTTAACGGGATTCCCTCCTTTCGCGGCCAGCCGGGCAGCACCGAGTTCACGCGAGACATGAAAGCCTATCTCGATGACCTCGTGCCTCACATGGCTGCGCTCGGATTCGATACCGACCATTTTGCCCTCTACCCTATCGACGAGCCCGGCGGCCAGGGCTGGGGCGCAGTGAACCGCGTCGTCGAGTTTGGAAAGGCTGTCCGCGCCGCCAACCCCAAAGTCATGGTTTACGTCGATGGCGGCGGCGAACTACCCATGTTCCAGGCCATGGCAGACTATATCGACATCTGGTGTCCGGGCATCGGTATGTTGGCGGACGAGTCTCCAGAAATGGAGATCATGCGCACTCACGGCAAGTTATTGTGGTCTTATGACTGCGGGTATTCGTATGCTCGGCCCATCGGCTCTTGTCTCAAAGGCG
This window harbors:
- a CDS encoding PQQ-binding-like beta-propeller repeat protein, coding for MRNVFTQRTKYPHGTKKSSNQPARAPVALALPSIFAGLAALFVVCPPPADCLEIPLLWTTNVHAYTESGPTVADVDGDGLAETIVASQEEIIVLKGTGEIVWRWRTRGRYMTYPSILQRSGEPTLIFACDMGGMLTCLTGSGEVEWQLDLKAPSCWSAPALGDLDGDGAVEVVQTDEMGAVRSFDAESGDVKWEASIANAPASPALGDVNNDGKLEVALTTTMGTVFLLASQGGILWKREIGGTSETWGTCAPVMFSSSSGAGRIVSASSEGRVFCFDADGTTAWEQPVRGAVAPTISAGDFDLDGRPDIFLITQLGVIHRFDEDGAVLWNIDMQGRSLAAGAIIDLDHDGRLEYALSTQDGHLMVLNSDGRTVFDHQFENRTINVTPAFGDVTKDSPGLEMLITGGESGRVFCFGAKAPVDTLAQWTAYRGNEHKTGAWFGLAGETALRMSPEHLAPDQVLSGESVRFQVVNPAPGDEPIKASATCVRPDGARIEAVTKVLGKHGVLDLPVEVLVTGTYRFAWTLTDGAGRPLFSGNRDVVLDPFQNDRAMGKRALAALRDAAKAAENTLPLSAEALRREADGLEREIGVAVTAQETVPGGGADAGQVALQKTSTLVARAKQGLGLSTAVQRAVDLGPGTSTLVSEGDLWESRAREDELPTLVSNPVQLRRRMVQGEHEPISLDVLNILDRPVQARVVIDTPADGPVVTPYRSMQLLTSVAEPIWDPLLALDESAVVTIPSLKSGELWLDIDGANAAPGEYKVTVKILALNGADVVDGPKNPRTILPPVATVEISLNVLPFEMAPSGVFRLCTWPALDATNVSDLLAHGNNVFIGPNAESQYDAAGTLTGFDYTKLDAFANQFSGHDVVLMLNGIPSFRGQPGSTEFTRDMKAYLDDLVPHMAALGFDTDHFALYPIDEPGGQGWGAVNRVVEFGKAVRAANPKVMVYVDGGGELPMFQAMADYIDIWCPGIGMLADESPEMEIMRTHGKLLWSYDCGYSYARPIGSCLKGVNIVAQYRTSALFAFRHGGTGIGYWCYNSGDDPWGRVQLNYPLVYPGLTRPVVSRRWEAVREGIEDYRILAVLRKRLTETDGTSITPTARSQITHLIEVSLPEMLDQSFGEVKMGLARTSIDATNNDAAMRALRSEMLGCVEALTACAS